From a single Streptomyces liliifuscus genomic region:
- a CDS encoding DUF397 domain-containing protein codes for MSDIPANLTWERAAPPEATGPGPWIELAFGDNDLVYIRETSDPETVVTTTRKKWDAFVLGVQAGEFDHFVEGLEGVEDGSP; via the coding sequence ATGTCTGACATCCCCGCGAACCTCACCTGGGAACGTGCCGCCCCGCCGGAGGCGACCGGTCCGGGTCCCTGGATCGAGCTCGCCTTCGGCGACAACGACCTCGTCTACATCCGTGAGACCAGCGACCCGGAGACCGTCGTCACGACCACCCGGAAGAAGTGGGACGCCTTCGTACTCGGCGTACAGGCAGGCGAGTTCGACCACTTCGTGGAGGGCCTGGAGGGCGTGGAGGACGGGTCGCCCTAG
- the pstA gene encoding phosphate ABC transporter permease PstA, whose protein sequence is MSNVVMDKRPERPSSNLQGARLPKWTPWAVAVGSVGLGLGISAAAGLESSIQWALIASVLFVLVSYGLGVKVEGSRQAKDRFATSLVWVAFLLAVIPLASVVWETISRGVKVLDLYFLSHSMGVVADSEVGGGINHAIIGTLEQVGLATVMAVPVGVLTAVYLVEYGRGKLAQTVTFFVDVMTGIPSIVAGLFILAIMIELKLEPFGFAGSLALAILMMPVVVRSTEEMLKLVPNELREASLALGIPKWRTIIKVVLPTSIGGITTGVMLAVARIAGETAPVLLLVWGSAFINNNPFEGAQASLPLYIYQQYAQSAGNAAAYDRAWAAALVLIIIVMILNLGARGIARWKAPKTGR, encoded by the coding sequence ATGAGCAACGTCGTCATGGACAAGCGCCCCGAGCGCCCCAGCAGCAACCTTCAGGGCGCGCGGCTTCCCAAGTGGACCCCCTGGGCGGTCGCCGTGGGCTCCGTGGGTCTGGGCCTCGGCATCAGCGCGGCCGCCGGGCTGGAGAGCAGCATCCAGTGGGCGCTGATCGCCTCGGTGCTGTTCGTCCTGGTCAGCTACGGTCTCGGCGTCAAGGTCGAGGGCAGCCGGCAGGCCAAGGACCGGTTCGCCACCAGCCTCGTCTGGGTCGCGTTCCTCCTCGCCGTCATCCCGCTGGCCTCGGTGGTCTGGGAGACCATCAGCCGCGGTGTGAAGGTGCTAGACCTCTACTTCCTGAGCCACTCGATGGGTGTGGTCGCGGACTCGGAGGTCGGCGGTGGTATCAACCACGCCATCATCGGAACCCTGGAGCAGGTCGGCCTCGCCACGGTGATGGCCGTGCCGGTCGGTGTGCTCACGGCGGTCTACCTCGTCGAGTACGGGCGCGGAAAGCTCGCCCAGACGGTCACCTTCTTCGTCGACGTCATGACGGGTATCCCGTCGATCGTCGCGGGTCTGTTCATCCTCGCCATCATGATCGAGCTGAAACTGGAGCCCTTCGGGTTCGCCGGTTCGCTGGCCCTCGCCATCCTGATGATGCCGGTGGTGGTCCGCTCCACGGAGGAGATGCTCAAGCTCGTACCGAACGAGCTGCGCGAGGCCTCGCTGGCCCTGGGTATCCCGAAGTGGCGCACCATCATCAAGGTGGTTCTGCCGACGTCCATCGGTGGTATCACCACCGGTGTGATGCTCGCGGTCGCGCGCATCGCCGGTGAGACCGCGCCCGTACTGCTTCTGGTGTGGGGCAGCGCCTTCATCAACAACAACCCGTTCGAGGGCGCTCAGGCGTCGCTGCCGCTCTACATCTACCAGCAGTACGCTCAGAGCGCCGGCAACGCGGCGGCCTACGACCGTGCCTGGGCCGCGGCACTCGTGCTGATCATCATCGTCATGATCCTCAACCTCGGGGCCCGCGGCATCGCCCGCTGGAAGGCCCCGAAGACCGGTCGCTGA
- a CDS encoding trypsin-like serine peptidase, whose amino-acid sequence MKRPIRLPLLVAVALLATGSVPVAAAHGRVRTPVPLGVTVTAPVSAGDARVGVLVRGGAHYCTASVVHSERRDLVVTAAHCLSGSGGGAIYFVPGYRGGEAPYGEWAVTRTYVGDGWKGREDEDSDVAFARVASRGGEEIEDVVGGNRLVAGRRVSPVGRAVTVVGYPRARETPVWCTNISTAYGGSQQRIECPGYSGGTSGSPWIDAEGRVVGVLGGFQQGGTTDDVSYSVVFGREAAELYGKASK is encoded by the coding sequence ATGAAGCGCCCCATCCGTCTCCCCCTCCTCGTCGCCGTGGCGTTGCTGGCCACCGGGTCGGTGCCCGTGGCGGCCGCGCACGGTCGTGTGCGTACGCCCGTACCGCTCGGCGTCACCGTGACGGCTCCCGTGAGTGCCGGGGACGCGCGGGTGGGAGTGCTGGTCAGGGGCGGGGCGCACTACTGCACCGCCTCCGTCGTGCACAGCGAGCGGCGGGATCTCGTCGTCACTGCCGCCCACTGTCTGAGTGGGAGTGGCGGCGGGGCCATCTACTTCGTGCCCGGGTATCGGGGCGGGGAGGCGCCGTACGGGGAGTGGGCCGTGACGCGGACGTATGTCGGTGACGGGTGGAAGGGGCGGGAGGACGAGGACAGTGATGTGGCGTTCGCCCGGGTCGCCTCCCGGGGTGGGGAGGAGATCGAGGATGTCGTGGGGGGCAACCGGCTGGTTGCCGGGCGGCGGGTGAGTCCGGTGGGGCGGGCCGTCACCGTTGTCGGGTATCCCAGGGCTCGGGAGACGCCCGTGTGGTGCACGAACATCTCCACGGCGTACGGCGGCAGCCAGCAGCGGATCGAGTGTCCGGGGTACAGCGGGGGCACGAGCGGGAGTCCGTGGATCGATGCGGAGGGGCGGGTCGTAGGGGTGCTGGGCGGGTTCCAGCAGGGCGGTACCACCGATGACGTGTCGTACAGCGTCGTGTTCGGGCGCGAGGCCGCCGAGTTGTACGGGAAGGCGTCGAAGTGA
- a CDS encoding serine/threonine-protein kinase, whose protein sequence is MEALRERDPAHIGAYTLLARLGAGGMGQVYLGRSPGGRLVAIKVIRDEITDHPEALARFRREVETARAVRSAYTANLIDASLDAAPYWLATEYVSGPTLGGAVAERGALPPETCRGLFAALAEGLAAVHEHDVTHRDLKPPNVILAAQGPQLIDFGIARGAGQTALTEAGSGPGTPGFTAPEVLIRNEVGPAADVFALGATIAYAATGRPPFGRGEPAGVSYRAVHEPIDLAGVEPELAQLIEACVVKDPAARPALAEVIVRCGVRTALVEDPSYGGLAALGESVPQTPPRSVPSAPAAPPLGSYELPTASASTPGAYGYTPTQLSGPARRRTRPWMVAVAMGLAVGVGAAFVLLQQEQDKGGGGDEGGGKSPSGAASSPSSSSGAEKGGAPAYAGDKIDRNLWDSVKGQCNLPYEERPSEKFLTSIADPADPEPKDPATIRFDDKVEIGFADMATSAQDAKEAFYVTISVKPPHDIDPSTGKPVEGLLSANANVGYTSKPVDLFGGDGPTEWKYVTYPDDFRNHPQGLDPISAIPLINDPGDWTVQFHHIRTPDDYSSIMCTGFTASK, encoded by the coding sequence GTGGAGGCACTCAGAGAACGGGACCCCGCCCACATAGGCGCGTACACGTTGCTCGCCCGGCTGGGGGCGGGTGGGATGGGGCAGGTGTATCTCGGGCGGTCGCCCGGTGGGCGGCTCGTGGCGATCAAGGTGATCCGGGACGAGATCACCGACCATCCCGAGGCGCTGGCGCGGTTCCGGCGCGAGGTGGAGACGGCTCGGGCGGTGCGGAGCGCGTACACGGCGAACCTGATCGACGCGTCGCTGGACGCCGCGCCTTACTGGCTCGCCACGGAGTATGTGTCGGGGCCCACGCTCGGTGGGGCGGTGGCCGAGCGGGGGGCTCTGCCGCCCGAGACGTGCCGCGGCCTGTTCGCCGCCCTCGCGGAGGGACTGGCGGCCGTGCACGAGCACGATGTCACGCACCGGGACCTCAAGCCGCCGAACGTCATCCTCGCGGCCCAGGGCCCCCAGCTCATCGACTTCGGGATCGCGCGGGGCGCCGGGCAGACGGCACTCACCGAAGCGGGCTCCGGGCCCGGCACGCCCGGCTTCACCGCTCCCGAGGTGTTGATACGCAACGAGGTCGGGCCGGCGGCCGACGTATTCGCACTCGGCGCGACGATCGCGTACGCGGCGACCGGGCGGCCCCCGTTCGGCAGGGGCGAGCCCGCCGGGGTGAGCTACCGGGCCGTCCACGAACCCATCGATCTCGCGGGCGTCGAACCAGAGTTGGCGCAACTGATCGAAGCGTGTGTCGTCAAGGATCCGGCGGCGCGACCCGCTCTGGCCGAGGTCATCGTGCGATGCGGGGTGCGGACGGCACTGGTCGAGGACCCGTCGTACGGAGGACTCGCCGCGCTGGGCGAGTCGGTGCCGCAGACGCCGCCCCGGAGTGTTCCGTCGGCTCCGGCTGCCCCGCCCTTGGGGTCGTACGAGCTGCCGACGGCCTCGGCTTCGACTCCGGGCGCCTACGGGTACACACCCACTCAACTCTCCGGGCCCGCGCGTCGGCGTACCCGGCCCTGGATGGTCGCCGTGGCGATGGGCCTCGCAGTGGGGGTCGGAGCCGCCTTCGTTCTGCTTCAGCAGGAGCAGGACAAGGGGGGCGGGGGTGACGAGGGTGGTGGCAAGTCGCCGAGCGGCGCCGCGAGTTCGCCGTCCTCCAGTTCCGGTGCGGAAAAGGGCGGGGCGCCCGCCTATGCGGGGGACAAGATCGACCGCAACCTCTGGGACTCGGTCAAGGGCCAGTGCAACCTGCCCTACGAGGAGCGGCCGAGTGAGAAGTTCCTGACATCCATTGCCGATCCCGCTGATCCGGAGCCCAAGGATCCGGCGACGATCAGGTTCGACGACAAGGTGGAGATCGGGTTCGCCGACATGGCGACGTCCGCCCAGGACGCCAAAGAGGCGTTCTACGTCACCATCAGCGTCAAGCCGCCCCACGACATCGACCCGAGCACCGGAAAGCCCGTCGAGGGACTGCTCAGCGCCAACGCGAACGTGGGCTACACCAGCAAGCCTGTCGACCTCTTTGGGGGCGACGGCCCGACCGAGTGGAAGTACGTCACGTACCCGGACGACTTCCGCAACCACCCCCAGGGCCTCGACCCGATCTCTGCCATCCCCCTGATCAACGACCCGGGAGACTGGACCGTGCAGTTCCACCACATCCGGACCCCCGACGACTACTCGAGCATCATGTGCACCGGCTTCACAGCATCGAAATGA
- a CDS encoding C40 family peptidase: protein MLLVVGVYMVAGNLANGVGQGAKGLAKGAVPAAYQTLVQKWGNLCPAISPPLLAAQLYQESGWDPDVVSHADARGIAQFIPGTWASHGIDGDGDGDRDIWDPNDAIPSAASYDCELAKYVKDVPGDVTNNMLAAYNAGAYRVIRSGGVPAITETQNYVKRIRTLEESFAKPVTRVDPSKQAAGAIYYAQKKLGTLYLWGGNGTADQGGRFDCSGLTKAAYESVGITLPRVANDQYNAGPHPSREELLPGDLVFFSDDLTNSRAIRHVGIYVGGGYMINAPRAGAVIRFDPIDTPDYFGATRVTEDGAKALPTSV, encoded by the coding sequence ATGCTGCTCGTCGTCGGCGTGTACATGGTTGCCGGGAATCTGGCCAACGGCGTGGGGCAGGGAGCCAAGGGGCTTGCCAAGGGCGCCGTGCCGGCCGCGTACCAGACACTCGTGCAGAAGTGGGGCAACCTCTGCCCCGCCATCAGCCCCCCGCTGCTCGCCGCTCAGCTCTACCAGGAGAGCGGTTGGGATCCGGACGTCGTCAGCCACGCCGACGCGCGCGGCATCGCCCAGTTCATCCCCGGCACGTGGGCCTCGCACGGAATCGACGGTGACGGTGATGGCGACCGAGACATCTGGGATCCGAATGACGCGATTCCATCGGCCGCCTCGTACGACTGCGAACTCGCAAAGTACGTGAAAGACGTGCCCGGAGACGTCACGAACAACATGCTCGCCGCCTACAACGCGGGTGCTTACCGCGTCATAAGGTCGGGCGGAGTGCCGGCGATCACCGAGACCCAGAACTACGTCAAGCGGATCCGCACGCTGGAGGAAAGTTTCGCCAAGCCGGTCACCCGTGTCGACCCCTCCAAGCAAGCCGCCGGGGCCATTTACTACGCGCAGAAGAAACTGGGGACGCTGTATCTCTGGGGTGGGAACGGTACCGCTGACCAGGGCGGACGTTTTGACTGTTCGGGGCTGACCAAGGCCGCGTACGAGAGTGTGGGGATCACCCTGCCGCGGGTCGCCAACGACCAGTACAACGCCGGCCCGCACCCCAGCCGGGAGGAGCTGCTGCCCGGGGATCTGGTGTTCTTCTCGGACGACCTCACCAACTCCCGGGCCATCCGGCACGTGGGGATCTACGTCGGCGGCGGGTACATGATCAACGCGCCCCGCGCGGGTGCCGTGATCCGGTTCGACCCGATCGACACCCCCGACTACTTCGGGGCGACCCGGGTCACCGAAGATGGCGCGAAAGCGTTGCCCACCTCTGTGTGA
- a CDS encoding SRPBCC family protein, with protein sequence MIDVTHQINAVRRRVGSRVIEAGEGHVVTLSQTYDSTVEDLWDACTNPERIPRWFLPVTGDLRVGGKYQLEGNANGTVESCDPPRGFAATWEFDGNVTWIELRLIPEEDGGTRFELDHIAPDDDEKWAQFGPGAVGVGWDMAFIGLTLHLSTGEAVDAQEFMAWAGGEEGRRFVVLSSEGWYAASVSDGEAEGVARARADRTTAAYTGADVDAGADTESD encoded by the coding sequence ATGATCGACGTCACCCACCAGATCAACGCCGTGCGGCGCCGCGTCGGCAGCCGTGTCATCGAGGCCGGCGAAGGACACGTGGTGACCTTGAGCCAGACCTACGACTCGACCGTCGAGGACCTCTGGGACGCCTGCACCAACCCCGAGCGCATCCCGCGCTGGTTCCTGCCCGTCACCGGCGACCTCCGCGTCGGCGGCAAGTACCAGCTGGAGGGCAACGCCAACGGCACCGTCGAGAGCTGCGACCCGCCGCGGGGCTTCGCCGCGACCTGGGAGTTCGACGGGAACGTCACCTGGATCGAGCTCCGGCTGATCCCCGAGGAGGACGGCGGTACGCGCTTCGAGCTCGACCACATCGCCCCCGACGACGACGAGAAGTGGGCCCAGTTCGGCCCCGGAGCCGTCGGGGTCGGCTGGGACATGGCCTTCATCGGCCTCACCCTGCACCTCTCCACCGGCGAGGCCGTGGACGCCCAGGAGTTCATGGCCTGGGCCGGGGGCGAGGAAGGCCGACGGTTCGTCGTCCTGAGCAGCGAGGGCTGGTACGCGGCGAGTGTCTCCGACGGTGAGGCGGAGGGGGTTGCGCGGGCGCGGGCGGACCGGACGACTGCGGCGTACACCGGGGCCGATGTCGACGCCGGCGCCGATACCGAGTCGGACTGA
- a CDS encoding FAD-binding oxidoreductase — translation MQRRTFMAGGAALAATAVSAACTSGTGGTGGGSGPRSGEGARTSGTPLESTSTAADLKALARDLDGPLVRPGEANWAAARQLYNTRFDSLRPTAVAYVAHAEDIRTTLAYARARAVPVSIRNGGHSYAGWSSGDGRLILDISKLSKVRASGDEAVIGAGAKLIDVYRALAAKGVTIPAGSCPTVGVSGLTLGGGHGVVSRAYGLTCDSLTQATLITAAGKQLTASAIENKDLFWALRGAGNGNFGVVTELRFKTHPAPQGVSAYMSWPWSRAAAVLGAWQEWGPDQPDEIWSSCHFENAAGGTPTVSVSAFSLGTYGELQNAVDRLATRIGASARSVSLKRRSYEESMEVYAGCSAFPDDAQCHLPGATPGRSPQGALGRETYTGRSDFFDRSIPAAGIQTLLAQISGVRGGTGSIALTALGGAINRIDPTATAFVHRRSRMLAQYIGAWRPGTSGTTSNTWLTQAHTAMRPYASGAAYQNYTDPTLKNWRQAYYGEAAPRLKTLKRKYDPQGFFKFPQSL, via the coding sequence ATGCAACGGCGTACGTTCATGGCTGGCGGCGCCGCGCTCGCGGCGACAGCGGTTTCGGCCGCGTGCACCAGCGGCACGGGCGGCACCGGCGGGGGTTCCGGGCCGCGGTCGGGTGAGGGGGCCCGTACGTCAGGCACACCACTGGAGTCGACGAGCACCGCGGCCGACCTCAAGGCCCTGGCGCGGGATCTGGACGGCCCCCTGGTCCGCCCGGGCGAGGCGAACTGGGCGGCGGCCCGCCAGCTCTACAACACCCGCTTCGACTCGCTCAGGCCGACGGCCGTCGCGTACGTCGCCCACGCCGAGGACATCCGTACGACACTCGCGTACGCCCGGGCACGCGCCGTCCCCGTCTCGATCCGCAACGGCGGCCACTCGTACGCGGGCTGGTCCTCGGGTGACGGCCGTCTGATCCTGGACATCTCGAAGCTCTCCAAGGTCCGGGCCTCCGGCGACGAGGCCGTGATCGGCGCGGGCGCCAAGCTGATCGACGTCTACCGCGCGCTGGCCGCGAAGGGCGTCACCATCCCGGCCGGCTCCTGCCCGACGGTCGGCGTCTCGGGCCTGACACTGGGCGGCGGCCACGGCGTCGTGTCCCGTGCCTACGGCCTGACGTGCGACAGCCTCACCCAGGCGACGCTGATCACGGCCGCCGGAAAGCAGCTCACCGCGAGCGCGATCGAGAACAAGGATCTCTTCTGGGCCCTGCGCGGCGCGGGCAACGGCAACTTCGGCGTCGTCACCGAGCTCCGCTTCAAGACGCACCCGGCCCCGCAGGGCGTCTCGGCGTACATGTCCTGGCCGTGGTCCAGGGCCGCCGCCGTCCTCGGTGCCTGGCAGGAGTGGGGCCCCGACCAGCCCGACGAGATCTGGTCCTCGTGCCACTTCGAGAACGCGGCCGGCGGCACTCCCACGGTCTCGGTCTCCGCCTTCTCCCTGGGCACGTACGGCGAACTCCAGAACGCGGTGGACCGCCTCGCCACCCGAATCGGCGCCTCCGCCCGCAGCGTCTCCCTCAAGCGCCGCTCCTACGAGGAGTCGATGGAGGTGTACGCGGGCTGCTCGGCCTTCCCGGACGACGCCCAGTGCCACCTCCCTGGCGCGACACCGGGCCGCTCGCCCCAGGGCGCCCTGGGCCGTGAGACGTACACGGGCCGCTCGGACTTCTTCGACCGCTCGATCCCGGCGGCGGGCATCCAGACCCTGCTCGCCCAGATATCCGGGGTCCGAGGAGGCACGGGCAGCATCGCCCTGACAGCCCTCGGCGGCGCGATCAACAGAATCGACCCCACGGCAACGGCCTTCGTCCACCGCCGCTCCCGCATGCTGGCCCAGTACATCGGGGCCTGGCGCCCCGGAACCTCCGGCACCACATCCAACACCTGGCTGACCCAGGCCCACACAGCGATGAGGCCGTACGCATCAGGCGCGGCCTACCAGAACTACACAGACCCAACCCTCAAGAACTGGCGCCAGGCGTACTACGGCGAGGCGGCCCCCCGCCTGAAGACCCTGAAGAGGAAGTACGACCCGCAGGGCTTCTTCAAGTTCCCACAGTCGCTGTAG
- the pstC gene encoding phosphate ABC transporter permease subunit PstC, which translates to MDISTQDAPVPPPTTQTAEQKRAARGATRPGDRIFLGLSRGSGILLLVIMAAIAVFLTYRAALAISEDEANFLTAFEWEANADPPKFGIAVLAYGTVISSIIAMVIAVPISVGIALFITHYAPRRLGGPISYVIDLLAAVPSIVYGLWGALVLVPHMDGLFGWLDSYFGWTGIFDWQGGPARSLFTVGILLAIMILPIVTNVSREVFRQAPQMHQEAALALGATRWEVIRMSVLPFGRSGVISASMLGLGRALGETMAVATVLSPSFLIETSLLDPGGGTFAQNIASKFGEATETGRNALIASGLVLFVITLLVNGAARAIIARRKEYSGANA; encoded by the coding sequence ATGGACATATCTACTCAAGACGCACCAGTCCCTCCCCCCACCACACAGACCGCGGAGCAGAAGCGCGCCGCACGCGGTGCCACCCGCCCCGGAGACCGGATCTTCCTCGGTCTCTCGCGAGGCTCGGGCATTCTGCTCCTGGTGATCATGGCCGCGATCGCGGTCTTCCTCACCTACCGCGCGGCTCTTGCCATCTCCGAGGACGAAGCCAACTTCCTCACCGCCTTCGAGTGGGAGGCCAACGCCGACCCGCCGAAGTTCGGTATCGCGGTCCTCGCCTACGGCACGGTCATCTCCTCGATCATCGCCATGGTGATCGCGGTCCCGATCTCCGTGGGCATCGCGCTGTTCATCACGCACTACGCCCCGCGCAGGCTCGGCGGCCCGATCAGCTACGTGATCGACCTGCTGGCCGCCGTCCCGTCCATCGTGTACGGCCTCTGGGGCGCCCTCGTCCTCGTACCGCACATGGACGGTCTGTTCGGCTGGCTCGACTCGTACTTCGGGTGGACGGGCATCTTCGACTGGCAGGGCGGCCCCGCGCGCTCCCTGTTCACCGTCGGCATCCTGCTCGCGATCATGATCCTGCCGATCGTGACCAACGTGAGCCGTGAGGTCTTCCGCCAGGCGCCGCAGATGCACCAGGAGGCCGCGCTCGCCCTCGGCGCCACGCGCTGGGAGGTCATCCGGATGTCGGTGCTGCCCTTCGGCCGCTCCGGTGTCATCTCCGCCTCGATGCTGGGCCTCGGCCGCGCTCTCGGCGAGACGATGGCCGTCGCCACGGTGCTCTCGCCGTCCTTCCTCATCGAGACCAGCCTGCTCGACCCGGGCGGCGGCACCTTCGCCCAGAACATCGCCAGCAAGTTCGGTGAGGCCACCGAGACGGGCCGCAACGCCCTGATCGCTTCCGGTCTGGTCCTCTTCGTCATCACCCTGCTGGTCAACGGCGCGGCCCGTGCGATCATCGCCCGCCGCAAGGAGTACTCGGGGGCCAACGCATGA
- the pstS gene encoding phosphate ABC transporter substrate-binding protein PstS — translation MKLQRKNRLRALSLGAVAVSGALALTACGSDDTGGGSGDSSAPAANSAIKCDDAKGELLAAGSSAQKNAVDAWVKQYTASCKDVRINYNPNGSGAGITNFLQGQTAFAGSDSPLDAEEITKSAEVCKDSQAIDLPMVGGPIAVSYNLPGVDGLVLDASTLAKIFDDKIKTWDDAAIKKLNPDANLPKTKILTFHRSDDSGTTDNFTKYLKAAAAADWKYEGGKAWQAKGGQSATGSSGLAQQVTQTAGAISYMELSYAKDAQTVHVKTDAATPVEATVDNATKAIAEAKVVGEGKDLALELNYEPTAEGAYPITLVTYEIACEKGNKAETLAATKSFLTYLASEEGQAILKDASYAPMPEEIITKVRTTVAGLS, via the coding sequence GTGAAGCTTCAGCGCAAGAACCGGCTTCGCGCCCTTTCGCTCGGTGCTGTCGCCGTCTCCGGCGCCCTGGCGCTGACGGCGTGCGGCTCCGACGACACCGGCGGCGGCAGCGGCGACTCGAGTGCGCCCGCGGCCAACAGCGCCATCAAGTGTGACGACGCCAAGGGCGAGCTGCTCGCGGCCGGCTCCTCCGCGCAGAAGAACGCGGTCGACGCCTGGGTCAAGCAGTACACGGCCTCCTGCAAGGACGTTCGGATCAACTACAACCCGAACGGCTCCGGCGCCGGTATCACCAACTTCCTCCAGGGCCAGACCGCCTTCGCCGGTTCGGACTCCCCGCTGGACGCCGAGGAGATCACCAAGTCGGCCGAGGTCTGCAAGGACAGCCAGGCCATCGACCTGCCGATGGTCGGCGGCCCGATCGCCGTGTCGTACAACCTCCCGGGTGTGGACGGCCTCGTCCTGGACGCCTCGACCCTGGCCAAGATCTTCGACGACAAGATCAAGACCTGGGACGACGCCGCGATCAAGAAGCTGAACCCCGACGCGAACCTGCCCAAGACCAAGATCCTGACGTTCCACCGCTCGGACGACTCCGGCACCACGGACAACTTCACCAAGTACCTCAAGGCCGCGGCCGCCGCGGACTGGAAGTACGAGGGCGGCAAGGCGTGGCAGGCCAAGGGCGGCCAGTCCGCCACGGGTTCCTCCGGTCTCGCCCAGCAGGTGACCCAGACCGCCGGCGCGATCTCCTACATGGAGCTCTCGTACGCCAAGGACGCCCAGACGGTCCACGTCAAGACCGATGCGGCCACGCCCGTCGAGGCCACCGTCGACAACGCCACCAAGGCGATCGCCGAGGCCAAGGTCGTCGGCGAGGGCAAGGACCTCGCCCTCGAGCTGAACTACGAGCCCACCGCCGAGGGCGCGTACCCGATCACCCTCGTGACGTACGAGATCGCGTGCGAGAAGGGCAACAAGGCGGAGACCCTCGCCGCCACCAAGTCCTTCCTCACCTACCTCGCCAGCGAGGAGGGGCAGGCCATCCTCAAGGACGCCAGCTACGCCCCGATGCCCGAAGAGATCATCACGAAGGTCCGCACGACCGTCGCCGGCCTGAGCTGA
- a CDS encoding phosphatase PAP2 family protein, with product MAGLAESGSNPDVDLLYDINGLAKDAPHWFDRVMEFVGEWGLLLAMVMLVIWCWLTVRKRGGEDAASSVAALIWAPLAAGVAVLVNVPIRGFVERPRPFVDHDGLEVLIGGKSDFSFVSDHATLMMAMGVGLFVANRKFGVVGIVLGLFGGFCRVYMGVHYPTDVIGGFALGTAVVLLLSPLAMALLTPVVAAVERSPRVGWLVRARGASGERGKVIPGARSEVEAEERDLAA from the coding sequence ATGGCTGGACTCGCCGAATCCGGTTCGAACCCTGACGTTGACTTGCTCTACGACATCAATGGTCTCGCCAAAGACGCGCCGCACTGGTTCGACCGCGTCATGGAGTTCGTGGGCGAGTGGGGGCTCCTGCTCGCCATGGTGATGCTGGTGATCTGGTGCTGGCTCACCGTGCGGAAGCGGGGTGGCGAGGACGCCGCCTCGTCCGTCGCCGCGCTGATCTGGGCGCCGCTCGCCGCCGGCGTCGCCGTACTCGTGAATGTGCCGATACGGGGATTTGTGGAGCGGCCCCGGCCTTTTGTCGACCATGACGGGCTGGAAGTTCTTATCGGCGGCAAGAGCGACTTTTCGTTCGTGAGCGATCACGCGACTCTCATGATGGCGATGGGGGTCGGGCTGTTCGTCGCGAATCGGAAGTTCGGGGTCGTGGGGATAGTGCTGGGTCTGTTCGGCGGGTTCTGCCGGGTTTATATGGGCGTGCACTATCCGACGGATGTGATCGGTGGATTTGCGCTCGGGACCGCGGTGGTGTTGCTGCTTTCGCCGCTTGCGATGGCTTTGTTGACGCCGGTTGTGGCTGCGGTGGAGAGGTCGCCTCGGGTGGGGTGGTTGGTTCGGGCGCGCGGTGCCTCCGGGGAGCGGGGGAAAGTGATTCCTGGGGCTCGTAGTGAGGTTGAGGCGGAGGAGCGGGACCTTGCGGCGTAG
- a CDS encoding ArsR/SmtB family transcription factor, translating to MHAFDVLGDPVRRRILELLADGEMSSGAVSEVIREEFGISQPGVSQHLKVLRENGFATVRPEGTRRLYAVNSDPLRDIDAWLARFRHFWTPHLDALATELARGKRERRLRERERESDGDSGGDDPVQQRSNP from the coding sequence GTGCACGCATTCGACGTACTCGGGGATCCCGTACGCCGCCGGATCCTTGAGCTGCTCGCCGACGGTGAGATGAGCTCCGGGGCCGTTTCGGAGGTCATCAGGGAGGAGTTCGGCATATCCCAGCCGGGCGTCTCGCAGCATCTGAAGGTGCTGCGGGAGAACGGCTTCGCCACGGTCCGGCCGGAGGGGACCCGGCGGCTCTACGCCGTGAACTCCGACCCGTTGCGCGACATCGACGCGTGGCTGGCCCGCTTCCGGCACTTCTGGACCCCCCACCTGGACGCCCTGGCCACCGAACTGGCCCGGGGCAAGCGCGAGCGCCGGCTCCGCGAACGTGAACGCGAAAGCGACGGCGACTCCGGCGGCGACGACCCCGTACAGCAGAGGAGCAACCCATGA